The proteins below come from a single Alnus glutinosa chromosome 9, dhAlnGlut1.1, whole genome shotgun sequence genomic window:
- the LOC133878124 gene encoding L-type lectin-domain containing receptor kinase IV.2-like, whose protein sequence is MAIDLRSLLLQILLYVYYIPLALAQDVNQFIYNGFHDQANLSLQGIAEIHPNGLLQLTNLSRNEVGRAFYPFPINFDTTSSLSFSTNFVFAMVPEVIKKNLGGHGIAFTISPSTDFTQAEANRYLGLFNASNNNLSTNHIFAIELDPIPDFDFGNITNHVGINVNGMKSVELAPAEYFSKKEGKNLSLELLSGNPIHTWIDYDGAEKLLNVTLAPTTIPKPDMPLLSRHIDLSQILLKSMYVGFSSATGTLASYQYILGWSFNKSGPAQSLDVSSLPPLPEGRKVKPSLVIITSLITVALVLITVAGAAAYILRRKKYEELLEDWEEEYGPHRFSYRNLYKATKGFKDKELLGEGGFGKVYMGILPSSNVQIAVKRVSHDSKQGMKEFVAEIVSMGRLRHRNLVQLLGYCRRRGELLLVYDYMPNGSLDRFLYRNEKTNLNWAQRFRIIKGVASGLLYLHEEWEQVVLHRDVKASNVLLDAGLNGRLGDFGLAKLYDHGTNPQPTRVVGTVGYLAPEVTRTGRATTCSDVFAFGAFLLEVACGRKPIELQADGLSEQVLVLVDWVSECCRRGAILDTSDPRLEGNYVVDEMELVLKLGLFCSHATPASRPSMKQVVQFLDGDADLRELPHYSASFGAFTSNESSDFISVPFSQASAPSMSSTDSILRGIGR, encoded by the coding sequence ATGGCAATAGATCTTAGATCACTTCTTTTGCAGATACTGCTATATGTTTACTATATTCCCTTGGCCCTTGCTCAAGATGTAAACCAGTTCATCTACAATGGCTTCCATGATCAAGCCAATCTGAGTCTTCAAGGAATCGCAGAAATCCACCCCAACGGTCTATTGCAGCTAACCAACCTTTCACGCAATGAAGTAGGTCGCGCTTTCTATCCCTTTCCAATAAACTTTGATACAACTtcatctctttcattttctacaaACTTTGTGTTTGCCATGGTTCCTGAAGTGATCAAGAAAAACCTTGGTGGTCACGGAATTGCCTTCACCATCAGTCCTTCGACAGACTTCACCCAAGCTGAAGCAAATCGGTATCTGGGGCTCTTCAATGCTTCAAATAACAACTTGTCTACAAACCACATCTTCGCCATCGAGCTTGATCCTATTCCGGACTTTGATTTTGGAAATATTACAAATCATGTGGGAATCAATGTCAACGGCATGAAATCTGTTGAATTAGCTCCTGCAGagtatttttccaaaaaagaagGGAAGAATTTAAGCTTGGAGCTCCTGAGTGGGAATCCAATTCATACTTGGATAGACTATGATGGAGCAGAAAAGTTACTGAATGTAACACTTGCCCCTACCACAATCCCAAAACCAGACATGCCTCTATTGTCAAGACACATCGACCTGTCTCAAATTCTCTTGAAATCTATGTATGTTGGTTTCTCTTCAGCCACAGGTACGCTTGCAAGTTACCAATATATTCTTGGATGGAGCTTTAACAAAAGTGGACCAGCCCAAAGCCTTGATGTCTCAAGCCTTCCTCCACTTCCAGAGGGGAGGAAAGTGAAACCAAGCCTAGTGATCATCACTTCTCTCATAACAGTAGCGCTTGTGCTGATAACCGTCGCTGGAGCTGCTGCTTACATTTTGAGGAGGAAGAAATATGAAGAACTACTAGAAGATTGGGAAGAGGAGTATGGCCCCCACAGGTTCAGCTATAGGAATCTCTACAAAGCAACCAAAGGTTTCAAAGACAAGGAGCTTCTTGGAGAAGGAGGTTTTGGAAAGGTTTATATGGGAATACTTCCTTCGTCTAATGTTCAAATTGCAGTAAAGAGAGTCTCTCATGATTCCAAACAAGGGATGAAGGAATTTGTGGCTGAGATCGTTAGCATGGGAAGATTGAGGCATAGGAACTTGGTGCAGCTCTTGGGTTACTGCCGTCGAAGGGGAGAACTCCTCTTGGTGTATGATTATATGCCCAACGGAAGCCTTGACAGGTTCTTATAtagaaatgaaaaaacaaacctTAACTGGGCTCAACGATTTCGAATAATCAAAGGAGTAGCATCTGGCCTTCTTTACCTCCATGAAGAGTGGGAACAGGTTGTTCTACACCGAGATGTAAAAGCAAGCAATGTTCTTTTGGATGCTGGATTAAATGGAAGGCTAGGAGATTTTGGCCTTGCGAAATTATACGACCATGGTACCAATCCCCAACCCACCCGTGTGGTTGGGACTGTAGGTTATTTGGCTCCGGAGGTTACTAGAACAGGAAGGGCAACCACTTGCAGTGATGTATTTGCTTTTGGGGCTTTTTTGCTCGAAGTGGCTTGTGGAAGAAAGCCTATAGAGCTACAGGCTGATGGACTGTCTGAACAAGTACTGGTTTTGGTTGATTGGGTCTCAGAGTGCTGTAGAAGAGGAGCTATCCTTGACACTAGTGATCCTAGATTGGAAGGAAATTATGTGGTGGATGAAATGGAATTGGTTTTGAAACTAGGCCTGTTTTGCTCACATGCAACACCAGCTAGTAGGCCTAGCATGAAGCAAGTGGTGCAGTTTTTGGATGGTGATGCTGATCTGCGGGAATTACCACATTACAGTGCTTCTTTTGGTGCATTTACAAGTAATGAATCATCTGATTTCATATCAGTTCCTTTTTCCCAGGCTTCTGCTCCTTCCATGTCTAGCACTGATTCAATCCTGAGAGGTATTGGTCGTTGA
- the LOC133878108 gene encoding L-type lectin-domain containing receptor kinase SIT2-like → MAIVLRSLHFLILLSVLCISASIPFALAQDENEFIYNGFLEAEDLRLDGAAAIDHTNGLLQLTNNLSPQQVGRAFNHFPIKFDTPSSLSFSTNFVFAIVPHLQNLGGHGIAFAISPSTNFTGRGLPNGYLGLFNDSNDGLSINRILAIELDTVPDPEFGDITSNHVGIDVNGMKSNELAPAMYFSNKEGKNISLDLLSGNPMHLWIDYDEAEKLLNVTLAPTRIPKPNRPLLSTSIDLSQILKESMYVGFSSATGTIGSDHYILGWSFNKSGPSQSLDVSSLPPLPERRKEKPSLVIITSLIAVAIVLITLAGAVAYILRRKKYEELLEDWEEEYGPHRFSYKNLHKATKGFKDTELLGEGGFGKVYIGILASSNVQIAVKRISHDSKQGMKEFVAEIVSMGRLRHRNLVQLLGYCRRRGELLLVYDYMPNGSLDRFLYSNENPNLSWVQRFRIIKGVASGLLYLHEEWEQVVLHRDVKASNVLLDAGLNGRLGDFGLAKLYDHGTNPQTTRVVGTVGYLAPEITRTGRATTCSDVFAFGVFLLEVACGRKPIEGLRLPERVILVDWVTECCRRGAILDTSDPRLEGNYVVDEMELVLKLGLLCSLAMPAARPSMRQVVQFLDGDADLQELPHDSPIFGTFTTNESSDSMSFLSHASTRSMSTTNSILRVGR, encoded by the coding sequence aTGGCAATAGTTCTTAGATCACTTCATTTTCTGATACTTCTTTCAGTTCTTTGTATTTCGGCCAGTATTCCCTTTGCCCTTGCTCAAGATGAAAACGAATTCATCTACAATGGCTTCCTTGAAGCAGAGGATCTGCGTCTTGATGGAGCGGCAGCAATCGACCACACTAATGGCCTATTGCAGCTAACCAATAACCTTTCACCCCAACAAGTTGGTAGGGCTTTCAATCACTTTCCAATCAAATTCGATACACCTTCATCACTTTCATTTTCTACAAACTTTGTGTTTGCCATAGTTCCACATTTGCAAAATCTTGGTGGTCACGGCATTGCTTTCGCCATCAGTCCCTCGACAAACTTCACAGGCCGAGGTCTACCAAATGGGTATCTGGGGCTCTTCAATGATTCAAATGACGGCCTTTCAATAAACCGTATTTTGGCCATCGAGCTTGATACTGTTCCGGACCCTGAATTTGGAGATATTACATCGAATCATGTGGGAATCGATGTGAACGGCATGAAATCAAATGAATTAGCTCCTGCAATGTATTTTTCCAATAAAGAAGGGAAGAATATAAGCTTGGATCTCCTGAGTGGGAATCCAATGCATCTTTGGATAGACTATGATGAAGCAGAAAAGTTGCTGAATGTAACACTTGCCCCAACAAGGATCCCAAAACCAAATCGGCCTCTATTGTCAACTTCCATTGATCTGTCTCAAATTCTCAAGGAATCCATGTATGTTGGTTTCTCTTCGGCCACAGGTACAATTGGGAGTGACCACTATATTCTTGGATGGAGCTTTAATAAAAGTGGACCATCACAAAGCCTCGATGTTTCAAGCCTTCCTCCACTTCCAGAGAGGAGGAAAGAGAAACCAAGCCTTGTGATCATCACTTCTCTCATAGCAGTAGCGATTGTGCTGATAACCCTCGCTGGAGCTGTTGCTTATATATTGAGGAGGAAGAAATATGAAGAGCTACTAGAAGATTGGGAAGAGGAGTACGGCCCCCACAGGTTCAGCTATAAGAATCTCCACAAAGCAACTAAAGGTTTCAAAGACACGGAGCTTCTTGGAGAGGGAGGCTTTGGAAAGGTTTATATAGGAATACTTGCTTCGTCTAATGTTCAAATTGCAGTGAAAAGAATCTCCCATGATTCCAAACAAGGGATGAAGGAATTTGTGGCTGAGATCGTTAGCATGGGAAGATTGAGGCATAGGAACTTAGTGCAGCTCCTTGGCTATTGCCGGCGAAGGGGAGAACTCCTCTTGGTCTATGATTATATGCCCAACGGAAGCCTTGACAGGTTCTTATATAGCAATGAAAATCCAAACCTTAGCTGGGTTCAACGATTTCGAATAATCAAAGGAGTAGCATCTGGCCTTCTTTACCTCCATGAAGAGTGGGAACAGGTTGTTCTACACCGAGATGTAAAAGCAAGCAATGTTCTTTTGGATGCTGGATTAAATGGAAGGCTAGGAGATTTTGGCCTTGCGAAATTATACGACCACGGTACCAATCCCCAAACCACCCGTGTGGTTGGGACGGTAGGTTATTTGGCTCCGGAGATTACTAGAACAGGAAGGGCAACCACTTGCAGTGATGTGTTTGCTTTTGGGGTTTTCTTGCTCGAAGTGGCCTGTGGAAGGAAGCCGATAGAGGGCCTGAGACTGCCTGAACGGGTGATTTTGGTTGATTGGGTCACTGAGTGTTGTAGAAGAGGAGCTATCCTGGATACTAGTGATCCTAGATTGGAAGGTAATTATGTGGTGGATGAAATGGAATTGGTTTTGAAATTAGGCCTTCTTTGCTCGCTTGCAATGCCAGCTGCTAGGCCTAGCATGAGGCAAGTGGTGCAGTTTTTGGATGGTGATGCTGATCTGCAGGAATTA